In Candidatus Poribacteria bacterium, the following are encoded in one genomic region:
- the fumC gene encoding class II fumarate hydratase — protein sequence MRTETDSMGTLHVPDDRYWGAQTQRALQNFKIGEERLPRAAIWALGTIKQAVAQVNADLGLLENRLAETISDAAQEVINGTLDDHFPLRIWQTGSGTQTNMNVNEVISNRAIEMLGGELGSKDPIHPNDHVNKSQSTNDVFPTAIHLAMVRQIQGHLLPRLTRLQKAFAEKTSAFAEIVKIGRTHLMDATPLTLGQEFSAYTQQLAAAEQRINAALPHLSELPIGGTAVGTGLNTHPAYTARVVAKLSETTGYALKRAPNAFEALACRDAVVSASGALKTLAVALFKIANDIRWLASGPRCGLGELQLPEMEPGSSIMPGKVNPTQCEAVTMVCAQVMGNDTTLAFAGANGALQLNVFMPVIAYNALQSIQLLGDACESFRENCVEGIVPNTEAIGRHLSESLMLVTALTPHIGYDQAAKVAHYAHEHGSTLREAAIALEVLTGEAFDELVLPGDMTRPNLG from the coding sequence ATGCGAACGGAAACAGATAGTATGGGGACGCTTCACGTCCCAGATGACCGATATTGGGGGGCACAAACCCAACGTGCTCTCCAAAATTTTAAGATCGGTGAAGAACGGTTGCCACGTGCCGCAATATGGGCACTCGGCACTATCAAACAAGCGGTCGCGCAGGTTAACGCAGATCTCGGTTTGCTCGAAAACCGGCTTGCTGAAACCATCAGCGACGCAGCACAAGAAGTTATCAACGGGACGTTAGACGATCACTTCCCACTCCGTATTTGGCAGACAGGTAGTGGAACCCAAACAAACATGAATGTCAATGAAGTCATCTCGAATCGGGCAATTGAGATGCTTGGCGGCGAATTGGGCAGTAAAGACCCGATCCATCCAAACGACCACGTCAACAAGTCCCAATCCACAAACGATGTCTTCCCAACCGCCATCCATTTGGCAATGGTCCGACAGATCCAAGGGCATCTCTTACCGCGTCTGACGCGCTTGCAAAAGGCATTTGCAGAAAAGACATCTGCATTTGCGGAGATTGTTAAGATTGGACGGACCCACCTGATGGACGCGACACCCCTCACGCTCGGACAGGAATTTAGTGCTTATACACAACAACTCGCCGCCGCGGAACAACGTATCAATGCCGCATTGCCACATCTCTCTGAACTCCCAATTGGTGGAACTGCTGTTGGAACGGGCTTGAACACACATCCCGCCTATACAGCACGGGTCGTGGCAAAATTATCAGAAACAACAGGCTATGCACTCAAACGCGCACCAAATGCGTTTGAGGCACTTGCGTGTCGGGATGCCGTTGTGAGTGCGAGTGGTGCTTTGAAAACGCTGGCCGTTGCCCTATTTAAGATCGCAAACGACATCCGATGGCTTGCTTCAGGACCACGGTGTGGACTTGGTGAATTGCAGTTACCTGAGATGGAACCCGGAAGTTCGATTATGCCCGGAAAGGTGAACCCAACACAATGTGAAGCCGTCACGATGGTATGCGCACAGGTGATGGGAAATGATACAACACTGGCGTTCGCTGGGGCAAATGGGGCATTGCAACTGAATGTGTTCATGCCTGTGATTGCTTATAACGCTTTACAGTCGATACAACTCCTCGGCGATGCGTGTGAATCATTCCGCGAAAATTGTGTTGAAGGTATCGTGCCAAATACTGAAGCGATAGGGCGGCATCTCTCGGAATCATTGATGCTTGTGACGGCGTTAACCCCGCATATTGGATATGATCAGGCGGCTAAAGTTGCGCACTATGCGCATGAACATGGAAGCACCTTGCGCGAGGCAGCGATTGCTCTTGAGGTGCTAACGGGTGAGGCGTTTGATGAGCTTGTTTTGCCAGGGGATATGACGCGACCAAACTTGGGTTAG
- the rpoC gene encoding DNA-directed RNA polymerase subunit beta' has product MNTAFDSISIKIASPDQIKDESKMTSCKRRNPAQAADEPFICPEKGTCSCGEVKKAETINYRSFRPEPEGLFCEAIFGPQKDWECNCGKYKRIKHKGMICDRCGVEITQQRVRRDRLGYIQLAAPVSHIWYFKGIPSRIGTFCELSSRDVERVLYFEGFIVVEVTDPDCPLERGQVLTEIEYIENSNKYWGGFRAGTGAEVIRELLSDIDLEAEIEKLTAELEATTSHQKKLKIAKQLKQIADFAEVGQRPEWMILDVIPVIPPDLRPLVPLEGGRFATSDLNDLYRRVINRNNRLRKLIQLRSPEVILRNEKRMLQEAVDAFFDNGRHGRRVTGPGNRPLKSLADVLKGKIGRFRQNLLGKRVDYSGRSVIVVGPELGLHQCGIPKRMAVELFKPFIIERLQAYGYTQTIKRAKHIAEHVDSDSPVWEVVEEVIADHPVLLNRPPTLHRLGIQAFLPVLVEGKSIRIPPLVCKAFNADFDGDQMAVHVPLTVEAQAEAKLLMLSSHNILKPSHGDPVAVPELDMVLGPSFLTKTLPEHAADAALLHEAYTTSDPATFEALREKPWFHRRYAHPEEVITAHAAGQLKLHDSIQLFCASNGGSSPTTEPILTTVGRVIFNEVLPSDLEWEDENSQQRLPFFNAEAGGRQLSNLIHRCFNELGTRATTEVLEKVQKLAFEYATLSGISPGIMDYITPDNRDALVKKAQSDIDELLGDVTATEREEHENEQIRIWLDALKEVEDEMFSTLPEEETSLVERGDPRKIHPYVDPHGSEVLERTVEGFSPVHIMADSGARARKNPFMQISAVIGLKAKQSGEILIPPITTSYRDGLDVLDYFNSTYGSRKGLVDTAMKTAASGYLTRKLVDVAQDVRVTTEDCGTLNNIQKFATEGGDLAFKISGRTAAEDIPNPENGDLLVPSGTVISAEKADQIDALGISVVKVRSVLTCQTADGICAKCYGNDLTTNALVNVGEAVGIIAAQSIGEPGTQLTMRTFHTGGAVEDVSEARQRRILSKANGTVYFRDFEPDGTVEKEGELWVATENRGNLDGPAYKVEKINHPDCQLREGELLSEKQYTENTERFKGFDTKTWQYEVTDIRPSPHMPSPHYVVSQDVYRPQFVYGDEIKHRSAGPPESPFEEEVHDFLIEHGHKVTTQVKVLTPGEPRPYHRRVDLAINADKEGTYRLGIECDGQTYHRDKKKDKDRQAELEALGWKFHRISSYDWNNNAQETQQNLLEVVKKVVEEDQILRKVVDTRQEIIFREGQVLSTREYEEACSKYDMFEAQKIGLEIGDRLSHAEYVKAQIEYGFQRFVNSKYRVTRVQHPKLPLTVGAELTEDEIEQLRTEVRQGVSGEWHYLDAETGERIAIENLTASSSTDSSERTNGSSDSPDTANASGRDASFNRVYCITEIDKQTSKNFGFKVGDEVAPEEIAPLLNPFEVETKPVYVVHTEIGEFTVDQTLTAREYEDARTEYQQDESAFKVEKQDVERHYVTKVHHPECPLTEGEELVEPALTRSHKRFTGFDAQRLRHRITQVHHSECPLKLGELISESESKQLHERYPGFTTSESKSTAGGFVGERMYRVTLVNHPDCPLQVGDLLKQKESSKNRRDYKGFEVAVHYEVPHIEDGTTALSVGQRLPEIEYKSLRKKDASLPEKVKKLYQVVSVHHPDLDLEVDPELSEEEEDKTYLSEEEYKTYNRQFKGFDTELVYRITEDKRGVDEPLEVGTILPSKEFRALEKANLQITHTVTEVHHPNCPHAVDDELSEEAYDEAAKRYPGFEVDELSLRMRIEVETSDGNRVPHVIPTGYSFSLSEGDRIQKGDTLAELHERTANQDIVAGIPRVTELFEARRPKRGEAAEIAEIEGYVQSAGTKSGNPAYRIEHGTYKSKIYEIPDEKRRVAEGDWVNAGEPLTDGYLNPHDILSIGRTTIEGVSVEGEEAVWSYLVDEVQKVYGKGTINDKHVETIVRQMLTKIRITEPGDTNFYPNDEVQRKQFERVNSEVEETGGTPASGEPILQSISKAALSTDSFISAASFQQTTKVLTDAAVGGQTDRLFGLKENVILGRLIPAGSGFSSFQNLEVSAIEPEISEAGDDDL; this is encoded by the coding sequence ATGAATACGGCATTTGATAGCATCTCCATAAAGATAGCCTCGCCCGATCAGATTAAAGATGAATCGAAGATGACCAGTTGCAAACGTCGAAATCCCGCTCAAGCAGCAGATGAACCTTTTATCTGCCCAGAGAAAGGGACCTGTAGTTGCGGCGAGGTCAAGAAGGCGGAAACCATTAACTACCGCTCCTTTCGTCCTGAACCCGAGGGACTCTTCTGTGAGGCGATCTTTGGACCACAGAAGGACTGGGAGTGTAACTGTGGTAAGTATAAACGGATTAAACATAAAGGGATGATATGTGACCGCTGTGGTGTTGAAATCACACAACAGCGCGTTCGCAGAGATCGACTCGGATATATCCAACTTGCCGCGCCTGTCTCTCATATATGGTACTTCAAAGGCATTCCGTCCCGCATCGGCACTTTTTGTGAACTCTCCTCACGTGATGTTGAGCGTGTGCTCTATTTTGAGGGATTTATTGTTGTTGAAGTGACCGACCCAGACTGTCCGCTGGAACGTGGGCAGGTGTTAACTGAAATTGAGTACATAGAAAACAGTAACAAGTACTGGGGTGGATTTCGGGCTGGCACGGGTGCGGAAGTTATTCGAGAATTACTCAGCGATATTGATCTTGAGGCGGAGATAGAGAAGTTAACCGCAGAACTGGAAGCAACAACGAGCCATCAGAAAAAACTCAAGATCGCTAAGCAACTGAAACAGATAGCCGACTTTGCAGAAGTCGGTCAACGCCCCGAGTGGATGATTCTGGATGTTATTCCTGTCATTCCTCCGGATTTACGACCTCTTGTCCCACTTGAAGGTGGACGCTTTGCTACCAGTGATTTGAACGATCTGTATCGCCGTGTTATCAATCGGAACAACCGGCTGCGTAAATTGATACAGCTCCGCTCCCCAGAAGTCATTCTCCGTAACGAGAAACGGATGTTACAGGAGGCAGTCGATGCATTCTTCGACAATGGACGGCACGGTAGGCGTGTTACCGGTCCGGGGAACCGACCCCTCAAATCTCTTGCCGATGTTCTCAAAGGTAAAATTGGGCGGTTCCGTCAGAATTTGCTCGGGAAGCGGGTTGACTACTCTGGACGTAGCGTCATCGTTGTTGGACCTGAATTGGGGTTGCATCAGTGCGGGATTCCCAAACGAATGGCTGTAGAGCTGTTTAAGCCATTCATTATTGAGCGACTTCAAGCATACGGCTACACACAGACAATCAAACGTGCGAAGCATATCGCTGAACACGTTGATTCCGATTCTCCTGTCTGGGAAGTCGTAGAGGAAGTCATCGCGGATCATCCGGTTTTACTCAACCGCCCGCCGACCTTGCATCGGCTCGGCATTCAGGCATTTTTGCCCGTCTTGGTAGAGGGCAAGTCGATCAGGATCCCGCCACTCGTCTGTAAAGCGTTCAACGCTGATTTTGACGGGGACCAGATGGCTGTCCATGTACCGCTCACCGTGGAAGCACAAGCTGAAGCGAAACTCTTAATGCTCAGCAGTCATAATATTCTCAAGCCCTCACACGGCGATCCTGTTGCCGTTCCCGAACTTGATATGGTGCTCGGACCGAGTTTTCTGACAAAGACATTGCCAGAGCATGCAGCGGATGCAGCGCTTCTGCATGAAGCTTATACAACAAGCGATCCTGCTACCTTCGAGGCACTCCGTGAAAAGCCGTGGTTCCATCGCCGCTACGCCCACCCGGAAGAGGTTATTACCGCTCACGCAGCGGGTCAACTTAAACTGCACGACAGCATCCAACTTTTCTGTGCATCTAATGGGGGCTCTTCTCCAACCACGGAACCAATTCTGACGACAGTTGGTCGGGTAATTTTTAACGAAGTACTGCCGTCTGATTTAGAGTGGGAAGATGAAAATTCCCAGCAACGACTTCCGTTCTTCAATGCTGAAGCCGGAGGCAGACAACTGTCTAACTTGATCCACCGTTGTTTCAATGAATTAGGAACACGCGCCACAACTGAAGTGCTTGAGAAAGTACAGAAACTCGCTTTCGAGTATGCAACGCTGAGCGGTATTTCGCCCGGTATCATGGATTACATCACGCCCGACAATCGCGATGCCTTGGTGAAAAAAGCCCAATCAGACATTGACGAACTCCTTGGCGATGTCACAGCGACCGAGCGGGAAGAACATGAAAACGAGCAGATCCGTATCTGGTTGGATGCCCTCAAAGAAGTTGAGGACGAGATGTTCTCAACATTGCCCGAAGAAGAAACATCCCTCGTCGAGCGCGGCGACCCTCGAAAGATTCATCCGTATGTCGATCCCCATGGGTCAGAGGTACTCGAAAGAACAGTAGAAGGCTTCAGCCCAGTACATATCATGGCAGATAGTGGCGCACGCGCACGGAAGAATCCATTTATGCAAATCAGTGCCGTTATCGGATTGAAAGCGAAGCAGAGCGGAGAAATTCTTATCCCACCGATCACCACCTCTTATCGTGATGGTCTGGATGTTCTCGACTACTTTAACTCTACATACGGATCCCGTAAAGGCCTGGTGGATACAGCGATGAAAACCGCTGCGTCCGGTTACCTGACTCGAAAACTTGTAGATGTCGCGCAAGATGTCCGTGTCACTACTGAAGATTGCGGCACGCTCAACAATATCCAGAAGTTCGCGACAGAGGGCGGCGATCTCGCCTTTAAGATTAGTGGACGCACTGCCGCTGAAGATATCCCCAATCCAGAGAACGGGGATCTGCTTGTTCCATCGGGTACTGTCATATCCGCAGAGAAAGCAGATCAGATTGATGCTCTCGGCATAAGCGTCGTAAAAGTGCGCTCTGTACTCACGTGCCAAACCGCTGATGGTATCTGTGCAAAATGCTACGGAAACGATTTGACAACGAACGCTCTTGTCAATGTCGGCGAAGCCGTCGGCATCATTGCCGCCCAATCCATCGGTGAACCGGGTACGCAGCTCACGATGCGGACGTTCCACACCGGTGGTGCTGTTGAAGACGTTTCAGAAGCACGTCAGCGCAGAATTTTGTCTAAAGCCAATGGCACGGTGTATTTCCGAGATTTTGAACCTGATGGGACGGTCGAAAAAGAGGGTGAACTCTGGGTCGCTACCGAAAACAGAGGAAACCTCGATGGTCCGGCATATAAGGTTGAGAAAATCAATCATCCGGATTGCCAATTGCGTGAAGGTGAACTGCTCAGCGAGAAGCAGTACACAGAAAACACCGAACGTTTCAAAGGCTTTGACACTAAGACGTGGCAGTACGAGGTTACCGATATTAGGCCCTCCCCCCACATGCCCTCCCCCCACTACGTTGTGTCCCAGGATGTTTACAGGCCTCAGTTTGTCTACGGTGATGAGATCAAGCACAGAAGTGCCGGACCCCCTGAGTCTCCGTTTGAAGAGGAAGTCCATGATTTTCTCATCGAACACGGACATAAAGTCACTACACAGGTTAAGGTTCTAACCCCCGGAGAACCACGTCCGTACCATCGCCGAGTCGACCTCGCAATCAATGCAGACAAAGAAGGAACTTATCGGCTCGGAATTGAATGCGACGGGCAGACTTATCATCGTGATAAAAAGAAAGATAAGGATCGACAGGCGGAACTTGAAGCCTTAGGATGGAAGTTTCATCGTATTTCGTCCTATGATTGGAATAATAATGCTCAAGAGACACAGCAGAATCTCTTAGAGGTAGTCAAAAAGGTAGTTGAAGAGGATCAAATTCTGCGAAAAGTAGTTGATACTCGGCAAGAAATTATATTTCGCGAGGGGCAAGTATTATCAACTCGTGAGTACGAAGAGGCCTGTTCAAAGTATGATATGTTTGAAGCTCAAAAAATCGGGCTTGAAATCGGTGATCGCCTGTCTCATGCAGAATACGTCAAGGCACAGATAGAATATGGTTTCCAGCGATTTGTGAACTCGAAATACCGAGTGACACGGGTGCAACACCCCAAACTCCCATTGACTGTTGGTGCCGAACTCACGGAAGACGAGATAGAGCAATTGAGAACAGAGGTCCGGCAAGGGGTTAGTGGAGAATGGCATTACTTGGATGCAGAAACAGGCGAGCGTATTGCTATTGAAAACCTTACAGCATCTTCAAGTACTGATTCTTCCGAGCGTACGAATGGCTCCTCTGATAGTCCCGATACTGCGAATGCCTCTGGACGAGATGCCAGCTTTAATCGTGTGTATTGTATAACCGAGATCGACAAACAAACAAGCAAAAATTTCGGGTTTAAGGTAGGAGACGAAGTTGCACCAGAGGAGATCGCTCCGTTGCTGAATCCATTTGAGGTGGAGACAAAACCCGTCTACGTTGTCCATACAGAAATTGGTGAATTTACGGTTGATCAGACCCTAACGGCCCGCGAGTACGAGGATGCTCGAACAGAGTATCAGCAGGATGAAAGCGCATTTAAAGTTGAAAAACAGGACGTTGAACGGCACTATGTGACGAAGGTGCACCATCCCGAATGCCCGCTGACAGAAGGCGAAGAACTGGTCGAACCCGCCTTAACCCGGTCACACAAACGGTTTACGGGTTTCGATGCACAAAGACTGCGACACCGCATCACTCAGGTTCATCATTCTGAGTGTCCACTCAAGCTAGGAGAACTGATTAGTGAGAGCGAGTCAAAACAGCTCCATGAACGCTATCCTGGGTTCACCACTTCGGAAAGTAAGAGTACCGCCGGTGGCTTCGTTGGGGAACGCATGTACCGTGTCACATTAGTCAATCATCCTGACTGTCCACTACAAGTCGGTGATCTCTTGAAACAAAAAGAGTCATCCAAAAACCGTCGAGACTACAAGGGCTTTGAAGTCGCAGTTCACTACGAAGTGCCCCACATCGAAGATGGAACGACAGCGTTAAGTGTCGGTCAACGTCTCCCCGAGATCGAGTATAAATCACTCCGCAAGAAGGATGCTTCGTTGCCGGAGAAGGTCAAGAAACTCTACCAGGTCGTTAGCGTCCATCACCCTGACTTGGATCTGGAGGTTGATCCTGAACTCAGTGAAGAAGAGGAAGATAAGACGTACCTCAGTGAAGAGGAATATAAGACGTATAACCGCCAATTCAAAGGGTTCGATACTGAACTGGTTTATCGGATAACTGAGGATAAACGGGGTGTTGATGAACCGTTAGAAGTCGGGACGATTCTCCCTTCAAAGGAATTCCGTGCCCTTGAGAAGGCAAACTTGCAGATAACTCATACCGTTACCGAGGTGCATCATCCGAATTGCCCGCACGCTGTCGACGACGAATTGTCCGAAGAAGCTTACGATGAAGCAGCGAAACGGTATCCCGGATTCGAGGTCGATGAACTGTCGTTGCGGATGCGTATTGAGGTAGAGACATCGGATGGGAACCGGGTGCCCCACGTTATTCCTACAGGCTACTCCTTCTCTCTATCAGAAGGTGATCGCATTCAGAAGGGAGACACCCTGGCAGAACTCCATGAGAGGACAGCAAACCAGGACATTGTTGCGGGTATTCCGCGTGTCACTGAATTGTTTGAAGCACGCCGTCCGAAACGCGGCGAAGCTGCAGAAATCGCTGAGATTGAAGGTTACGTCCAATCCGCGGGCACGAAGTCAGGTAACCCGGCCTACCGCATTGAGCACGGGACATATAAGAGCAAGATCTATGAGATACCTGACGAGAAGCGGCGCGTCGCTGAAGGCGATTGGGTAAACGCCGGCGAACCACTCACCGATGGCTATCTCAATCCACACGATATTTTGAGTATCGGACGTACAACTATTGAAGGTGTATCGGTTGAGGGTGAAGAGGCAGTTTGGTCATATCTCGTCGATGAAGTCCAGAAGGTCTACGGTAAAGGGACTATCAACGATAAACACGTCGAGACGATTGTTCGACAGATGTTAACTAAGATTCGTATCACCGAGCCGGGCGACACAAACTTCTATCCGAATGATGAAGTGCAACGCAAGCAATTTGAACGCGTTAACAGTGAGGTTGAAGAAACGGGTGGCACGCCTGCTTCAGGTGAACCGATTCTCCAGAGCATCAGTAAAGCCGCCTTGAGTACAGATAGTTTCATTTCAGCTGCTTCCTTCCAACAAACAACGAAGGTGCTAACGGATGCCGCTGTCGGTGGGCAAACCGATAGACTCTTCGGCCTGAAGGAAAACGTTATTCTCGGTAGACTGATACCCGCAGGAAGTGGATTCTCCAGTTTCCAGAACTTAGAGGTATCCGCCATTGAACCAGAAATAAGCGAAGCCGGGGACGACGATCTTTAA
- the lon gene encoding endopeptidase La, whose amino-acid sequence MGNKDREEENKDENTTEEELVQELPLLPLDDLVVFPYMPPVPPFPPHHVALTGKMATTAVEHAMENERMLCIFRPKKELSKEDIKDLKKSNLSPIGSLIHILRYKTDDEDVLFLAVGRERVEIEEILHTEPFVKVRVNAISSDNEDPVGNSEMDLEVEALVRSNDEMFQRIVQMSSRYQEEYGSLTKTMTDEPGRLADYIAAMLDLKPYDKQRVLEAVSVHERLNTLAVILAKELDLHELESKIQNNAQAVINKGQREYYLREQLKAIQTELGESDDLGLEIDEMREQLSETEMPDKAKQAAEKELKRLSKMQSFSPESTVSRNYLDWLLNLPWCISTEDALDLTVAQEILDADHYDLEKVKERILEYLAVRMLKTDMKGPIFCFVGPPGVGKTSLGRSIARSMNRKFVRISLGGMHDEAEIRGHRRTYIGSMPGRIVKGLRQAESNNPVFMLDEIDKLGSDFRGDPASALLEVLDPEQNHSFTDNYLDVPFDLSKVMFVTTANQLHTIPPPLRDRMETIELPGYTANEKRIIAKQYLIPRQLKENGLKDELIDIKDKAIDTVINEYTREAGVRNLERELGTVCRKVARRVAEGNTEPTIIATKDIQGYLGPAKFDSEIASRKADIGVATGLSVTPAGGEILFIEAAATKKVNARTELRITGQIGEVMQESAQAALSYVKSQSDALKFDPGVLENDIHIHVPAGAIPKDGPSAGITIATALASIATQRQISPEIAMTGELTLRGRVLPIGGVKEKILAAKQAGIKKVIMPEGNKKHFIEVPEDIQSGVEFLFVEHVTEVFTEVLA is encoded by the coding sequence ATGGGAAATAAAGACAGAGAAGAGGAAAACAAAGACGAAAATACCACCGAAGAAGAACTTGTACAGGAACTCCCACTCCTCCCTTTAGACGACCTCGTTGTTTTTCCGTACATGCCCCCGGTGCCACCATTTCCGCCACATCACGTCGCACTCACTGGAAAAATGGCGACTACGGCTGTTGAACACGCTATGGAAAACGAGAGGATGCTTTGCATCTTTCGCCCGAAAAAGGAACTCTCTAAAGAGGACATCAAGGATCTTAAAAAGAGTAACCTCAGTCCAATCGGGAGTTTAATACACATCCTTCGATACAAAACTGACGATGAAGATGTGTTGTTTCTCGCAGTTGGACGCGAACGTGTCGAAATCGAGGAGATTTTGCACACCGAACCCTTCGTTAAGGTTCGGGTTAATGCCATTAGCAGTGATAATGAAGATCCTGTTGGTAACTCAGAGATGGATTTGGAGGTGGAGGCACTCGTCCGCAGCAACGACGAAATGTTCCAGCGCATTGTTCAGATGTCCTCGCGCTACCAAGAGGAATACGGCAGCCTCACCAAAACAATGACTGATGAACCGGGTCGCCTTGCCGACTATATCGCCGCTATGCTGGATTTAAAACCATACGATAAGCAGCGCGTTCTGGAGGCGGTATCTGTCCATGAACGTTTGAATACACTCGCTGTCATACTCGCGAAAGAGCTCGATCTCCACGAATTAGAAAGCAAAATCCAAAATAACGCACAAGCCGTCATTAACAAAGGACAGCGTGAATATTATCTCAGAGAACAACTCAAAGCTATTCAGACTGAACTTGGTGAATCGGATGACCTTGGACTTGAAATTGACGAAATGCGGGAGCAGTTAAGCGAAACTGAAATGCCCGATAAAGCGAAACAAGCCGCCGAAAAAGAACTGAAACGGCTCTCCAAAATGCAGTCATTCTCGCCTGAATCAACTGTTTCTCGAAACTATTTGGACTGGTTGTTAAATCTTCCTTGGTGTATCAGTACCGAAGATGCGTTAGATCTCACCGTGGCACAAGAAATTCTTGATGCGGATCACTACGATTTGGAAAAGGTCAAAGAGCGGATTTTGGAATATCTTGCCGTTCGTATGCTCAAGACCGACATGAAGGGACCTATCTTTTGTTTCGTTGGACCGCCGGGTGTCGGAAAAACCTCTCTCGGTAGGTCTATTGCTCGCTCAATGAACCGAAAATTTGTACGTATCTCGTTAGGCGGTATGCACGATGAAGCGGAAATTCGCGGGCATCGACGCACTTACATCGGTTCAATGCCCGGCCGAATCGTCAAAGGGCTTCGACAAGCTGAATCGAACAATCCTGTCTTTATGCTCGATGAGATTGACAAACTTGGATCTGATTTTCGGGGTGACCCTGCCTCGGCACTTCTGGAAGTCCTGGATCCGGAACAGAATCATTCATTTACCGACAACTATCTTGATGTCCCCTTCGATCTTTCAAAAGTGATGTTTGTCACGACAGCCAATCAACTCCATACCATTCCACCGCCGTTACGGGATCGGATGGAGACCATAGAACTTCCGGGCTATACTGCCAACGAGAAACGGATCATTGCCAAGCAGTATCTGATACCGCGTCAATTGAAAGAGAACGGGTTGAAAGATGAGTTAATTGACATCAAGGATAAAGCAATTGACACAGTCATCAACGAGTATACCCGCGAGGCGGGGGTACGAAATTTAGAGCGCGAACTCGGGACCGTCTGCCGAAAAGTCGCACGTCGGGTTGCTGAGGGAAATACCGAGCCGACAATTATCGCGACGAAAGACATCCAAGGGTATTTGGGACCCGCGAAGTTCGATTCTGAAATCGCGAGCCGTAAAGCCGACATCGGTGTTGCGACAGGGCTTTCTGTCACACCCGCGGGCGGCGAGATCCTCTTCATTGAGGCAGCCGCTACCAAGAAAGTAAATGCCCGCACAGAACTTCGTATTACCGGTCAGATCGGTGAAGTCATGCAGGAATCCGCGCAGGCTGCCCTCAGTTATGTCAAATCCCAGTCCGATGCGCTTAAGTTTGATCCGGGCGTATTAGAAAACGATATCCATATCCACGTGCCAGCAGGCGCGATTCCTAAGGACGGTCCTTCGGCGGGTATTACAATTGCGACGGCACTCGCTTCAATTGCGACCCAGCGACAAATCAGTCCTGAAATCGCCATGACAGGTGAACTGACGCTCAGGGGAAGGGTGTTACCTATCGGCGGCGTGAAAGAAAAAATCCTTGCCGCGAAGCAAGCAGGCATTAAGAAAGTCATCATGCCAGAAGGCAACAAAAAGCACTTCATTGAAGTCCCCGAAGACATTCAATCTGGTGTCGAGTTTCTATTTGTAGAACATGTCACCGAAGTTTTTACGGAGGTCCTCGCATGA